The Vitis riparia cultivar Riparia Gloire de Montpellier isolate 1030 chromosome 10, EGFV_Vit.rip_1.0, whole genome shotgun sequence genome includes a region encoding these proteins:
- the LOC117923290 gene encoding glutamate receptor 2.9-like gives MNRSKQVETHPWEGTLFLRYMEYSHSSKCPGLKSLQQCAPSPSPSPWTTSPYINDIVIITTWEGTLPRNALMNVPSNSVNTAPKSRFPCSLFIVFLLILSHAYIIAADYKPTNIGAIVDASSRKGKEEKTAMEIAISRFNRDSKNLQLFLHFGNSTGEPIQAAFTAQELIKEKEVGVIVGTDTWQEAALVADVGNRAQVPVLSLAASTITPPLRQIRWPFLAQMGSNVSEQIRCISAIVGSYHWQRVIVVYEDDAHGGDSGMLAPLSEALQYFSSEIEYTVVLPPISSLSDPKEAINEELMKLLSIQSRVFIVLKSSPLMATHLFQEARRMGFMARESAWIITDTISSFLDSIDTSAISYIEGALGIKTYYSKTSRPLLEFSAQFQKMFENEYPEEDNTKPGIHALRAYDSISVIANALVRLASDTITPKRLLETILSSNFNGLSGKISFQGGDQLDSNSLPLRIINLVGKGYKELDFWTQDLDHPFSREGGEANSNRRTTKVLDGPVIWPGYLKRVPKGWEMPTDEKRLKIGIPANTSFDKFVKVDEAQIDPEKKYTGFCIDIFREVIKILEQNYSLPYDFHPYDGTYDELVDRVYTKTYDAVVGDMTILANRSRIVEFTQPFAESGLSMITPVKSREAYKAWLFMKPFTMEMWVVTGVILIYTMFIVWILEHQNNPEFQGSWKDQLGTTLWFTFSSLFFAHKEKINSNITRVVVVVWLMVVFVLTSSYTASLSSMLTVQRLEPNVTDIEWLKVHKLNVGCDGDSFVRKYLEDVLDFKKDNIKNISSEYDYPNEFQKGTISAAFLELPYEKVFMNRYCKNYTASNPLSRFGGLGFVFQKGSPIAADVSKAILTLSERGILQSLEDKWFPSSDDCSTTDTIELSLQNFWALYVLCGATSTICFLLFLCRPLLKYFQQKEPSESAWRRTVELANYIHNVEIKIPERASDFSQGSNRASSSGSPGWVPVSPSDAPEPSEASPPTAIQMI, from the exons ATGAACCGCTCAAAGCAAGTTGAGACACACCCTTGGGAAGGAACTCTTTTTTTGAGGTATATGGAGTATTCACATTCAAGTAAGTGCCCTGGTCTTAAATCATTGCAACAGTGTGCTCcatctccctctccctctccatGGACCACTTCCCCTTATATAAATGACATTGTTATCATAACCACATGGGAAGGAACTCTACCCAGAAACGCCCTAATGAATGTCCCATCCAATTCCGTTAACACAGCTCCAAAATCTCGTTTCCCCTGCTCTCTTTTCATCGTCTTCCTTCTGATTCTCTCCCATGCATACATCATCGCAGCTGACTACAAACCCACAAATATTGGAGCAATCGTGGATGCTAGTTCCCGTAAaggcaaagaagaaaaaacagccATGGAAATAGCAATTAGTAGGTTCAATAGGGATTCGAAGAATCTCCAGCTGTTTCTCCATTTCGGTAACTCCACCGGAGAACCCATTCAGGCAGCTTTCACTG CTCAAGAGCTGATTAAAGAGAAGGAAGTGGGGGTGATTGTGGGCACGGATACATGGCAGGAAGCAGCTTTAGTGGCTGATGTTGGAAACCGGGCTCAAGTGCCTGTTCTTTCATTAGCAGCATCAACCATTACCCCACCATTAAGGCAGATTAGGTGGCCTTTCTTGGCACAAATGGGTAGCAATGTTTCTGAACAAATCAGATGTATTTCAGCTATTGTTGGATCCTACCATTGGCAAAGGGTCATCGTAGTCTATGAAGATGATGCACATGGTGGTGATTCTGGGATGCTAGCTCCTTTATCTGAGGCTCTTCAATACTTCAGTTCAGAGATCGAGTATACTGTGGTTCTTCCACCAATATCATCTTTATCTGACCCAAAAGAAGCCATCAATGAAGAGCTGATGAAGCTTCTCAGTATACAATCAAGAGTTTTCATTGTTCTCAAATCATCTCCATTGATGGCTACCCATTTGTTCCAAGAAGCAAGGCGAATGGGATTTATGGCGAGAGAGTCAGCCTGGATAATTACAGATACCATTTCGAGCTTCTTGGACTCCATTGACACTTCTGCTATCTCCTATATAGAAGGGGCTCTAGGAATTAAAACCTACTATTCCAAAACCAGTAGGCCCCTCCTAGAATTCTCTGCTCAGTTCcagaaaatgtttgaaaatgaaTACCCAGAAGAAGACAACACCAAGCCGGGAATTCATGCACTACGAGCATACGATAGCATTTCTGTCATCGCAAATGCCCTGGTGAGATTAGCTAGTGATACTATTACTCCAAAAAGGCTGTTAGAAACTATATTATCAAGCAATTTCAATGGTTTAAGTGGCAAAATTAGTTTCCAAGGGGGTGATCAATTGGATTCAAATTCGTTGCCATTGAGGATTATAAACCTTGTTGGAAAGGGCTACAAGGAGCTTGACTTTTGGACGCAGGACTTGGACCACCCTTTTAGCAGAGAAGGTGGAGAGGCAAATAGTAATAGAAGAACTACAAAGGTTTTGGATGGTCCAGTGATTTGGCCAGGGTACCTGAAACGTGTTCCCAAGGGATGGGAGATGCCCACTGATGAAAAACGATTGAAGATAGGAATTCCAGCTAACACCTCTTTTGATAAGTTTGTGAAGGTGGACGAAGCTCAAATTGATCCTGAGAAAAAATATACTGGTTTCTGTATTGATATTTTCCGAGAGGTGATAAAAATTCTGGAGCAAAATTACTCTCTACCCTATGACTTCCATCCATATGATGGCACATATGACGAGCTGGTTGATCGTGTTTATACCAAG ACTTATGATGCTGTCGTTGGCGATATGACAATATTAGCAAACCGTtcaagaatagtggaatttacTCAGCCATTTGCTGAGTCAGGGTTGTCCATGATAACTCCAGTTAAATCTAGAGAAGCCTACAAGGCATGGCTGTTCATGAAGCCCTTCACCATGGAAATGTGGGTGGTGACTGGCGTTATCTTGATCTACACAATGTTTATAGTTTGGATATTGGAGCACCAAAACAATCCAGAATTTCAAGGCTCGTGGAAGGATCAGCTTGGCACTACACTTTGGTTcaccttctcttctcttttctttgctCACA AGGAAAAAATTAATAGCAACATTACTCGAGTGGTGGTAGTGGTGTGGCTAATGGTTGTATTCGTTTTAACCTCAAGCTACACTGCTAGTCTCTCTTCAATGCTGACAGTCCAACGACTCGAACCCAATGTGACAGACATCGAGTGGCTTAAGGTTCACAAGTTAAACGTTGGTTGTGATGGTGATTCATTTGTGAGAAAGTACTTGGAGGATgttcttgattttaaaaaagacAACATCAAGAATATTAGCAGCGAATATGACTATCCTAACGAATTCCAGAAAGGCACTATCTCAGCAGCCTTTCTTGAACTCCCTTATGAAAAGGTTTTCATGAATCGGTACTGCAAGAATTACACTGCCTCCAATCCCCTCAGCAGATTTGGAGGATTAGGCTTT GTATTTCAAAAAGGTTCTCCAATAGCTGCAGATGTCTCTAAAGCCATCCTAACCCTTTCAGAGAGAGGGATTCTACAATCATTAGAAGACAAGTGGTTCCCTAGCTCCGACGACTGTTCCACTACTGACACTATTGAATTGAGCCTCCAGAACTTCTGGGCTCTTTATGTTCTATGTGGCGCCACTTCCACCATTTGTTTTCTGCTCTTCCTTTGTCGTCccctattaaaatattttcagcAAAAAGAGCCAAGTGAAAGTGCCTGGAGAAGAACTGTTGAACTAGCAAATTACATCCACAATGTAGAAATTAAGATTCCAGAGAGAGCTTCAGATTTTTCTCAAGGGTCCAATAGGGCCTCTTCAAGTGGTTCTCCCGGGTGGGTACCAGTGAGCCCTTCTGATGCTCCTGAACCATCAGAGGCCTCTCCTCCAACTGCTATTCAAATGATATGA